TATATAAGAGATAAAAATATAATTGCTGGTAAAATTAATGAAATGTTTGTTTTCTCTAAAGATTTAGTCAATAAGTTTATAAAAACAGCTACACCTGTTGTTTTTAACGATGTTATGTGGATTGCAGGAATTACAGTATACTTTATAGCTTATTCTAAATTAGGAACTAACGCTACTGCTACTATGCAAATTTCTAATACTATCAATAATGCTTTTAATATATTTGCCATAGGTATAGCTATTGCTTCAAGTATTGTTATTGGTAATAAAATCGGAGCAGGAAAAGAGAAAGAGGCTAAAGAAGTAGCTATTAAAATAAATATATTTGGAGTATTTCTTGGAATAATTATTGGAGCTATATTTTTTATTGCTTCACCTTTTATTCCTCTTATGTTTAAAATCACCCCTGAAACTAAAGCAAATGTAATTACCGTTTTAAAAATAATGTCTATCCTTGTTCCAGTAAGATTTTTTGGAATAGTTCAAATTATAGGAGTTTTACGTGGTGGTGGAGATGTTGTATATGCTATTTTAGTAGAACTTATTGCTGTTTGGGGAATTGGAGTTCCATTATCATTTATTGGAGCTGTATATTTAGATTATCCTATTACTATAGTTTATGCTCTAACTTGCTTAGAAGAACCATTTAAAATGTTATCCACTATACCAAGACTATTATCTGGTAAATGGATTAGAAATTTAGTCAAATAAATTTAATAATAAAAAAACAAGAAAGTTTTACTTTGAGCACTATTATTTATAGCTACTCATTATAGTAAAACTTTCTTGTTTATAAAATTTCCTAACCAAAAAGACCTTTTATATATTCTCTTGTTTTTTCCTCTTTAGGATTTTCAAAAATATTTTCAGTTTTATCATATTCAACTAATTTCCCATCTAAGAAAAAAACTGTATAATCAGAAAGTCTTTTAGCTTGAAATAAATTATGTGTCACTATTACAATAGTATATTTCTGAGAGAGTTTCTTTAGTAACTCTTCAACTTTATTAGTATTTTGAATATCTAAAGCTGAGCATGGTTCATCTAAAAGTAAAATTTCTGGATTTACAGTTAAAGATCTAGCAATACATAATCTCTGTTGTTGTCCTCCACTTAATTTTAAAGCTGATTTTTCTAACTCATCCTTTACCTCT
This genomic window from uncultured Fusobacterium sp. contains:
- a CDS encoding MATE family efflux transporter, translating into MLINLKKDRIFFKNLLVLAIPIILQNLIGASLNLLDNLMIGSLGENAIASTGIANQYYMLYYNTTNGIVMGAGIFMAQYWGKKDVKSIYKFMGISLLFSLITAILFVLGGVFFSENIMGVFTKEMIVSDLGKNYLAAVAPSYIFTSISLSYAMALRSAGYTKIPMYASLIGLIFNGVLNYIFIFGKFGIPALGVTGAALGTTVARFMEMGFILHTIYIRDKNIIAGKINEMFVFSKDLVNKFIKTATPVVFNDVMWIAGITVYFIAYSKLGTNATATMQISNTINNAFNIFAIGIAIASSIVIGNKIGAGKEKEAKEVAIKINIFGVFLGIIIGAIFFIASPFIPLMFKITPETKANVITVLKIMSILVPVRFFGIVQIIGVLRGGGDVVYAILVELIAVWGIGVPLSFIGAVYLDYPITIVYALTCLEEPFKMLSTIPRLLSGKWIRNLVK